GGGTTTTGGTAGCCGGGCGCGAGAGCCCCGGTATGACTCTCGACCGCGTCCACGTCGACGGCATCGCGCGCCTGGCGAGCGCCATCGCCAACGCCGTCGACGACTCGGACCACGGCGACCTCGCAACGCAGGTCTGGGAGGGCTTTCTCGACCCGCTTCGGGACGGCTCCCGCGTCGTCGTCGAACCCGTCGACGAGAAGCGCCGCCGGTCGGTCGCCATCGAGGACGTCGCCCTCGCCGACCCGCCGTTCGAGTCGGTCCACGGGCTCGACTCGGGGACGATCAACCCGACGACGTTCAAGAACGGGCTGGTGCTCGACGTGGCGCAGGCGGCGATGGCCGGCGTCCCCTCCGACCTCGACCTCCACCGCGCGCGGACGCTCGTCGTGACCGTCCACGCCAACGACCCGACCGTCGACTGCGAGACGGACTGGATTGTCGACGACGAGGGGTATTCGAGGAGAAAGGTGCTCCACGCCCCCCGCGTCGACCGCTACGCGGAGGGCGTCGTCCACGCGCTCTCGCTGTACCTGGCGGAGGGTGAACACGCGCTCTTGCAAGCCGACGCCGTCGACGACCTGCTCGTGCTCGACGGTCCCGTCTACCCGATGGAGGTGTTCACCTGGCAGGACGGCGACGCGACCCTGCGCGACCTCGCGAGCGAGGCCACACCCAGGAAAGTCGTCGAGAACTACGTCCGGCTCGTCGAACGGTTCGCCGAGCGCGACATCCCCC
This Salinigranum marinum DNA region includes the following protein-coding sequences:
- a CDS encoding DNA double-strand break repair nuclease NurA; the encoded protein is MTLDRVHVDGIARLASAIANAVDDSDHGDLATQVWEGFLDPLRDGSRVVVEPVDEKRRRSVAIEDVALADPPFESVHGLDSGTINPTTFKNGLVLDVAQAAMAGVPSDLDLHRARTLVVTVHANDPTVDCETDWIVDDEGYSRRKVLHAPRVDRYAEGVVHALSLYLAEGEHALLQADAVDDLLVLDGPVYPMEVFTWQDGDATLRDLASEATPRKVVENYVRLVERFAERDIPLVGFVKNPASRGIVQTLRKKGVEAPWSDDTALFTRLLERWDDEAGERRTDCLTFTDWFVSRGGTDRTMAAGGDALGVDRELDPTAYEVAFFPIYDPRTDVCYRVESPAVFVRDDETRERLTQQLLHDVAVTRGPPPAVGKADELARVSQGEKAALRRKLEEYLDSDAVRRYDEERWGVM